In one window of Euwallacea similis isolate ESF13 chromosome 4, ESF131.1, whole genome shotgun sequence DNA:
- the Fas2 gene encoding fasciclin-2 isoform X2: MCSALVWLLLWISGITAISAQLPSLEIQPRSRPIRKEVGENLVLTCRPSVPKPDLITNLEWRNKYDKRIENSHRSSPVYIQDVPGDVGIMLVFTGLTAQQAGNYSCHASYTNTQFLSASVEVSTFKDVQFTDAPESQYSKVGTNFKIKCIVKGDPYPIIDWYKGDELIAENTEKYIRDIDGLIISNVTEADDGVYKCSALVPSTGVYKTRNIKVEIQVPPKILPMKSIEVVEGETASVQCTATGKPPPSYQWIKLDRRNDLSKTDRFDVKKLTGELIMNRVEFGDDGKYKCVAVNPAGNVETEVRINVLVKPQIYELLNATTPVGSESRLLCKTKGRPPPKVTFRKLSSSKPFTVEKQIEDTRITLKQETFNDAGEAFGTLIINNLTRSDDGLYECIAENPTGAAYKNGHITVWFKPTFNRTKDLPPVWSWDGRPGNLSCLPEAIPNATIVWRWNQIEISEENFNNRRVSRTNFEVIGKSPQSFLIVKPYNEPRYYTLYECLARNALGEASITIQLKQGSVPLAIGQIKPNTVTATTIKFSIVPPSNYDGLPIRSYTVQYKPERQEQSWENSLMHTWSNGAPYILENLVSEATYHFRFAARNDVGLGPWTNGPVIMMPRRSAPAEPTILVPGVVNLTETKEFSAPYSNHFEIRWNVPADNGEPIEHYLIRFCQVHKIDDAERDIECSENIQQSVQYTNFPLNGLMPDTSYKVELRALNAMGSSSPATIRFRTARGIGPVPLNSASMSSGLIIGLVVAGLVALLIVVDLICFCLYRIGVTALCCDRARRKKKDEEDPKLGSYKAAPAHPNSLNLPQPIKLAGTPLEEKEPLNQPAEKPVSVEFDGRQVYTKPGEIIGKHSAV; encoded by the exons cGATAAGTGCACAATTACCATCTTTAGAAATCCAACCCAGGTCGCGACCGATAAGAAAGGAGGTAGGCGAGAACTTAGTGCTGACCTGTCGTCCGAGCGTTCCCAAACCGGACTTAATCACCAACCTGGAATGGAGAAACAAATACGATAAGAGAATAGAGAATAGTCATCGGAGTAGTCCTGTCTATATCCAG GATGTCCCTGGAGATGTAGGAATAATGCTGGTCTTCACAGGGCTTACAGCTCAACAGGCAGGAAATTACAGTTGCCATGCGAGCTACACCAATACTCAGTTTTTATCTGCCTCTGTCGAAGTCAGCACTTTca AGGATGTGCAGTTTACAGACGCTCCAGAGAGTCAGTACTCCAAGGTAGGAACCAATTTCAAGATCAAATGCATAGTGAAAGGCGACCCATATCCCATCATTGACTGGTACAAAGGGGACGAATTGATTGCTGAAAATACTGAAAAGTACATTAGAGATATTGATGGTCTCATCATAAGTAATGTAACTGAGGCTGATGATGGCGTGTACAAGTGTTCAGCTTTGGTGCCTTCTACTGGGGTGTATAAGACCAGAAACATCAAG GTGGAGATTCAAGTACCACCAAAAATTCTCCCAATGAAGTCGATCGAAGTGGTGGAAGGGGAAACTGCTTCGGTGCAGTGCACAGCCACCGGAAAACCTCCTCCATCCTATCAATGGATAAAACTGGACCGCCGAAACGATTTATCTAAAACGGATCGATTCGACGTTAAAAAGCTAACAG GGGAACTAATAATGAACAGAGTCGAATTCGGCGATGACGGGAAGTACAAGTGTGTGGCCGTAAACCCCGCTGGAAATGTGGAAACAGAAGTCAGGATAAACGTTTTAGTGAAACCGCAAATATACGAATTGTTGAATGCCACAACACCTGTGGGTAGCGAAAGTCGACTCTTGTGCAAAACAAAGGGTCGACCACCACCAAAGGTCACATTCAGGAAACTTAGCAGTTCGAAACCCTTTACAGTGGAAAAGCAAATCGAGGATACAAGAATCACCCTGAAACAAGAAACTTTTAATGATGCAG GTGAAGCTTTTGGGACTCTGATAATCAATAATCTCACTAGAAGCGACGACGGTCTCTATGAATGCATAGCAGAAAATCCGACAGGAGCCGCATATAAGAACGGACACATTACCGTATGGTTTAAGCCGACATTTAATCGAACCAAAGATTTACCTCCGGTTTGGAGCTGGGATGGTAGACCAGGGAATTTATCTTGTCTACCCGAAGCCATTCCAAATGCCACGATAGTTTGGCGGTGGAATCAAATTGAAATCTCCGAGGAGAACTTCAATAATAGACGAGTTTCGCGAACGAATTTTGAAGTTATCGGAAAGAGTCCGCAATCGTTCCTCATTGTCAAGCCATACAATGAGCCGCG CTATTACACATTGTACGAGTGCTTGGCAAGAAACGCTCTTGGAGAGGCGTCAATTACAATCCAGTTAAAGCAAGGCTCCGTTCCTTTGGCAATCGGTCAAATAAAACCTAATACAGTCACGGCCAcaactattaaattttccattgtgCCACCGAGTAACTACGACGGATTGCCAATTAGGTCCTATACAGTTCAATATAAGCCCGAAAGGCAGGAGCAAAGCTGGGAAAACTCTTTGATGCACACATGGAGCAATG GTGCTCCTTACATCCTCGAAAACCTAGTCTCCGAAGCGACTTATCATTTCCGATTTGCGGCCAGAAATGACGTCGGTTTGGGACCGTGGACCAATGGTCCAGTGATTATGATGCCTCGTCGATCAGCGCCGGCTGAACCGACCATTTTAGTGCCAGGTGTCGTTAATCTGACTGAAACCAAAGAATTTTCCGCTCCTTATTCCAATCACTTCGAAATTCGGTGGAATGTGCCTGCTGATAATGGGGAGCCGATTGAGCATTACCTTATCAGGTTTTGCCAG GTGCACAAAATTGATGATGCAGAACGAGACATTGAATGCAGCGAAAACATCCAGCAGTCAGTGCAATACACGAACTTTCCCCTCAACGGCCTCATGCCCGATACCTCCTATAAAGTGGAGCTGAGGGCTCTAAACGCCATGGGTTCGAGCTCCCCTGCCACCATCAGATTTAGAACTGCAAGAG GTATCGGCCCAGTTCCCCTGAATAGTGCCAGCATGAGCAGTGGCCTCATAATCGGACTAGTGGTGGCGGGCCTTGTGGCTTTGCTGATAGTGGTGGACTTGATCTGCTTCTGCCTGTACAGGATCGGTGTGACCGCCCTGTGCTGCGACCGGGCCCGCAGGAAGAAAAAGGACGAAGAGGACCCCAAGCTTGGAAG TTACAAAGCGGCACCGGCGCACCCGAATTCGCTCAATCTGCCACAACCGATCAAATTAGCTGGGACACCACT cgAAGAGAAAGAGCCCCTCAACCAACCAGCGGAAAAACCTGTGAGCGTGGAATTCGACGGACGACAAGTTTACACCAAACCTGgagaaattattggaaaacaTTCGGCAGTTTAG
- the Fas2 gene encoding fasciclin-2 isoform X3, with translation MCSALVWLLLWISGITAISAQLPSLEIQPRSRPIRKEVGENLVLTCRPSVPKPDLITNLEWRNKYDKRIENSHRSSPVYIQDVPGDVGIMLVFTGLTAQQAGNYSCHASYTNTQFLSASVEVSTFKDVQFTDAPESQYSKVGTNFKIKCIVKGDPYPIIDWYKGDELIAENTEKYIRDIDGLIISNVTEADDGVYKCSALVPSTGVYKTRNIKVEIQVPPKILPMKSIEVVEGETASVQCTATGKPPPSYQWIKLDRRNDLSKTDRFDVKKLTGELIMNRVEFGDDGKYKCVAVNPAGNVETEVRINVLVKPQIYELLNATTPVGSESRLLCKTKGRPPPKVTFRKLSSSKPFTVEKQIEDTRITLKQETFNDAGEAFGTLIINNLTRSDDGLYECIAENPTGAAYKNGHITVWFKPTFNRTKDLPPVWSWDGRPGNLSCLPEAIPNATIVWRWNQIEISEENFNNRRVSRTNFEVIGKSPQSFLIVKPYNEPRYYTLYECLARNALGEASITIQLKQGSVPLAIGQIKPNTVTATTIKFSIVPPSNYDGLPIRSYTVQYKPERQEQSWENSLMHTWSNGAPYILENLVSEATYHFRFAARNDVGLGPWTNGPVIMMPRRSAPAEPTILVPGVVNLTETKEFSAPYSNHFEIRWNVPADNGEPIEHYLIRFCQVHKIDDAERDIECSENIQQSVQYTNFPLNGLMPDTSYKVELRALNAMGSSSPATIRFRTARGIGPVPLNSASMSSGLIIGLVVAGLVALLIVVDLICFCLYRIGVTALCCDRARRKKKDEEDPKLGSEEKEPLNQPAEKPVSVEFDGRQVYTKPGEIIGKHSAV, from the exons cGATAAGTGCACAATTACCATCTTTAGAAATCCAACCCAGGTCGCGACCGATAAGAAAGGAGGTAGGCGAGAACTTAGTGCTGACCTGTCGTCCGAGCGTTCCCAAACCGGACTTAATCACCAACCTGGAATGGAGAAACAAATACGATAAGAGAATAGAGAATAGTCATCGGAGTAGTCCTGTCTATATCCAG GATGTCCCTGGAGATGTAGGAATAATGCTGGTCTTCACAGGGCTTACAGCTCAACAGGCAGGAAATTACAGTTGCCATGCGAGCTACACCAATACTCAGTTTTTATCTGCCTCTGTCGAAGTCAGCACTTTca AGGATGTGCAGTTTACAGACGCTCCAGAGAGTCAGTACTCCAAGGTAGGAACCAATTTCAAGATCAAATGCATAGTGAAAGGCGACCCATATCCCATCATTGACTGGTACAAAGGGGACGAATTGATTGCTGAAAATACTGAAAAGTACATTAGAGATATTGATGGTCTCATCATAAGTAATGTAACTGAGGCTGATGATGGCGTGTACAAGTGTTCAGCTTTGGTGCCTTCTACTGGGGTGTATAAGACCAGAAACATCAAG GTGGAGATTCAAGTACCACCAAAAATTCTCCCAATGAAGTCGATCGAAGTGGTGGAAGGGGAAACTGCTTCGGTGCAGTGCACAGCCACCGGAAAACCTCCTCCATCCTATCAATGGATAAAACTGGACCGCCGAAACGATTTATCTAAAACGGATCGATTCGACGTTAAAAAGCTAACAG GGGAACTAATAATGAACAGAGTCGAATTCGGCGATGACGGGAAGTACAAGTGTGTGGCCGTAAACCCCGCTGGAAATGTGGAAACAGAAGTCAGGATAAACGTTTTAGTGAAACCGCAAATATACGAATTGTTGAATGCCACAACACCTGTGGGTAGCGAAAGTCGACTCTTGTGCAAAACAAAGGGTCGACCACCACCAAAGGTCACATTCAGGAAACTTAGCAGTTCGAAACCCTTTACAGTGGAAAAGCAAATCGAGGATACAAGAATCACCCTGAAACAAGAAACTTTTAATGATGCAG GTGAAGCTTTTGGGACTCTGATAATCAATAATCTCACTAGAAGCGACGACGGTCTCTATGAATGCATAGCAGAAAATCCGACAGGAGCCGCATATAAGAACGGACACATTACCGTATGGTTTAAGCCGACATTTAATCGAACCAAAGATTTACCTCCGGTTTGGAGCTGGGATGGTAGACCAGGGAATTTATCTTGTCTACCCGAAGCCATTCCAAATGCCACGATAGTTTGGCGGTGGAATCAAATTGAAATCTCCGAGGAGAACTTCAATAATAGACGAGTTTCGCGAACGAATTTTGAAGTTATCGGAAAGAGTCCGCAATCGTTCCTCATTGTCAAGCCATACAATGAGCCGCG CTATTACACATTGTACGAGTGCTTGGCAAGAAACGCTCTTGGAGAGGCGTCAATTACAATCCAGTTAAAGCAAGGCTCCGTTCCTTTGGCAATCGGTCAAATAAAACCTAATACAGTCACGGCCAcaactattaaattttccattgtgCCACCGAGTAACTACGACGGATTGCCAATTAGGTCCTATACAGTTCAATATAAGCCCGAAAGGCAGGAGCAAAGCTGGGAAAACTCTTTGATGCACACATGGAGCAATG GTGCTCCTTACATCCTCGAAAACCTAGTCTCCGAAGCGACTTATCATTTCCGATTTGCGGCCAGAAATGACGTCGGTTTGGGACCGTGGACCAATGGTCCAGTGATTATGATGCCTCGTCGATCAGCGCCGGCTGAACCGACCATTTTAGTGCCAGGTGTCGTTAATCTGACTGAAACCAAAGAATTTTCCGCTCCTTATTCCAATCACTTCGAAATTCGGTGGAATGTGCCTGCTGATAATGGGGAGCCGATTGAGCATTACCTTATCAGGTTTTGCCAG GTGCACAAAATTGATGATGCAGAACGAGACATTGAATGCAGCGAAAACATCCAGCAGTCAGTGCAATACACGAACTTTCCCCTCAACGGCCTCATGCCCGATACCTCCTATAAAGTGGAGCTGAGGGCTCTAAACGCCATGGGTTCGAGCTCCCCTGCCACCATCAGATTTAGAACTGCAAGAG GTATCGGCCCAGTTCCCCTGAATAGTGCCAGCATGAGCAGTGGCCTCATAATCGGACTAGTGGTGGCGGGCCTTGTGGCTTTGCTGATAGTGGTGGACTTGATCTGCTTCTGCCTGTACAGGATCGGTGTGACCGCCCTGTGCTGCGACCGGGCCCGCAGGAAGAAAAAGGACGAAGAGGACCCCAAGCTTGGAAG cgAAGAGAAAGAGCCCCTCAACCAACCAGCGGAAAAACCTGTGAGCGTGGAATTCGACGGACGACAAGTTTACACCAAACCTGgagaaattattggaaaacaTTCGGCAGTTTAG
- the Fas2 gene encoding fasciclin-2 isoform X1: MCSALVWLLLWISGITAISAQLPSLEIQPRSRPIRKEVGENLVLTCRPSVPKPDLITNLEWRNKYDKRIENSHRSSPVYIQDVPGDVGIMLVFTGLTAQQAGNYSCHASYTNTQFLSASVEVSTFKDVQFTDAPESQYSKVGTNFKIKCIVKGDPYPIIDWYKGDELIAENTEKYIRDIDGLIISNVTEADDGVYKCSALVPSTGVYKTRNIKVEIQVPPKILPMKSIEVVEGETASVQCTATGKPPPSYQWIKLDRRNDLSKTDRFDVKKLTGELIMNRVEFGDDGKYKCVAVNPAGNVETEVRINVLVKPQIYELLNATTPVGSESRLLCKTKGRPPPKVTFRKLSSSKPFTVEKQIEDTRITLKQETFNDAGEAFGTLIINNLTRSDDGLYECIAENPTGAAYKNGHITVWFKPTFNRTKDLPPVWSWDGRPGNLSCLPEAIPNATIVWRWNQIEISEENFNNRRVSRTNFEVIGKSPQSFLIVKPYNEPRYYTLYECLARNALGEASITIQLKQGSVPLAIGQIKPNTVTATTIKFSIVPPSNYDGLPIRSYTVQYKPERQEQSWENSLMHTWSNGAPYILENLVSEATYHFRFAARNDVGLGPWTNGPVIMMPRRSAPAEPTILVPGVVNLTETKEFSAPYSNHFEIRWNVPADNGEPIEHYLIRFCQVHKIDDAERDIECSENIQQSVQYTNFPLNGLMPDTSYKVELRALNAMGSSSPATIRFRTARGIGPVPLNSASMSSGLIIGLVVAGLVALLIVVDLICFCLYRIGVTALCCDRARRKKKDEEDPKLGSLYSWRFPLPYCSYKAAPAHPNSLNLPQPIKLAGTPLEEKEPLNQPAEKPVSVEFDGRQVYTKPGEIIGKHSAV; the protein is encoded by the exons cGATAAGTGCACAATTACCATCTTTAGAAATCCAACCCAGGTCGCGACCGATAAGAAAGGAGGTAGGCGAGAACTTAGTGCTGACCTGTCGTCCGAGCGTTCCCAAACCGGACTTAATCACCAACCTGGAATGGAGAAACAAATACGATAAGAGAATAGAGAATAGTCATCGGAGTAGTCCTGTCTATATCCAG GATGTCCCTGGAGATGTAGGAATAATGCTGGTCTTCACAGGGCTTACAGCTCAACAGGCAGGAAATTACAGTTGCCATGCGAGCTACACCAATACTCAGTTTTTATCTGCCTCTGTCGAAGTCAGCACTTTca AGGATGTGCAGTTTACAGACGCTCCAGAGAGTCAGTACTCCAAGGTAGGAACCAATTTCAAGATCAAATGCATAGTGAAAGGCGACCCATATCCCATCATTGACTGGTACAAAGGGGACGAATTGATTGCTGAAAATACTGAAAAGTACATTAGAGATATTGATGGTCTCATCATAAGTAATGTAACTGAGGCTGATGATGGCGTGTACAAGTGTTCAGCTTTGGTGCCTTCTACTGGGGTGTATAAGACCAGAAACATCAAG GTGGAGATTCAAGTACCACCAAAAATTCTCCCAATGAAGTCGATCGAAGTGGTGGAAGGGGAAACTGCTTCGGTGCAGTGCACAGCCACCGGAAAACCTCCTCCATCCTATCAATGGATAAAACTGGACCGCCGAAACGATTTATCTAAAACGGATCGATTCGACGTTAAAAAGCTAACAG GGGAACTAATAATGAACAGAGTCGAATTCGGCGATGACGGGAAGTACAAGTGTGTGGCCGTAAACCCCGCTGGAAATGTGGAAACAGAAGTCAGGATAAACGTTTTAGTGAAACCGCAAATATACGAATTGTTGAATGCCACAACACCTGTGGGTAGCGAAAGTCGACTCTTGTGCAAAACAAAGGGTCGACCACCACCAAAGGTCACATTCAGGAAACTTAGCAGTTCGAAACCCTTTACAGTGGAAAAGCAAATCGAGGATACAAGAATCACCCTGAAACAAGAAACTTTTAATGATGCAG GTGAAGCTTTTGGGACTCTGATAATCAATAATCTCACTAGAAGCGACGACGGTCTCTATGAATGCATAGCAGAAAATCCGACAGGAGCCGCATATAAGAACGGACACATTACCGTATGGTTTAAGCCGACATTTAATCGAACCAAAGATTTACCTCCGGTTTGGAGCTGGGATGGTAGACCAGGGAATTTATCTTGTCTACCCGAAGCCATTCCAAATGCCACGATAGTTTGGCGGTGGAATCAAATTGAAATCTCCGAGGAGAACTTCAATAATAGACGAGTTTCGCGAACGAATTTTGAAGTTATCGGAAAGAGTCCGCAATCGTTCCTCATTGTCAAGCCATACAATGAGCCGCG CTATTACACATTGTACGAGTGCTTGGCAAGAAACGCTCTTGGAGAGGCGTCAATTACAATCCAGTTAAAGCAAGGCTCCGTTCCTTTGGCAATCGGTCAAATAAAACCTAATACAGTCACGGCCAcaactattaaattttccattgtgCCACCGAGTAACTACGACGGATTGCCAATTAGGTCCTATACAGTTCAATATAAGCCCGAAAGGCAGGAGCAAAGCTGGGAAAACTCTTTGATGCACACATGGAGCAATG GTGCTCCTTACATCCTCGAAAACCTAGTCTCCGAAGCGACTTATCATTTCCGATTTGCGGCCAGAAATGACGTCGGTTTGGGACCGTGGACCAATGGTCCAGTGATTATGATGCCTCGTCGATCAGCGCCGGCTGAACCGACCATTTTAGTGCCAGGTGTCGTTAATCTGACTGAAACCAAAGAATTTTCCGCTCCTTATTCCAATCACTTCGAAATTCGGTGGAATGTGCCTGCTGATAATGGGGAGCCGATTGAGCATTACCTTATCAGGTTTTGCCAG GTGCACAAAATTGATGATGCAGAACGAGACATTGAATGCAGCGAAAACATCCAGCAGTCAGTGCAATACACGAACTTTCCCCTCAACGGCCTCATGCCCGATACCTCCTATAAAGTGGAGCTGAGGGCTCTAAACGCCATGGGTTCGAGCTCCCCTGCCACCATCAGATTTAGAACTGCAAGAG GTATCGGCCCAGTTCCCCTGAATAGTGCCAGCATGAGCAGTGGCCTCATAATCGGACTAGTGGTGGCGGGCCTTGTGGCTTTGCTGATAGTGGTGGACTTGATCTGCTTCTGCCTGTACAGGATCGGTGTGACCGCCCTGTGCTGCGACCGGGCCCGCAGGAAGAAAAAGGACGAAGAGGACCCCAAGCTTGGAAG TTTATACAGTTGGCGATTTCCCCTGCCTTATTGCAGTTACAAAGCGGCACCGGCGCACCCGAATTCGCTCAATCTGCCACAACCGATCAAATTAGCTGGGACACCACT cgAAGAGAAAGAGCCCCTCAACCAACCAGCGGAAAAACCTGTGAGCGTGGAATTCGACGGACGACAAGTTTACACCAAACCTGgagaaattattggaaaacaTTCGGCAGTTTAG
- the Fas2 gene encoding fasciclin-2 isoform X5 has translation MCSALVWLLLWISGITAISAQLPSLEIQPRSRPIRKEVGENLVLTCRPSVPKPDLITNLEWRNKYDKRIENSHRSSPVYIQDVPGDVGIMLVFTGLTAQQAGNYSCHASYTNTQFLSASVEVSTFKDVQFTDAPESQYSKVGTNFKIKCIVKGDPYPIIDWYKGDELIAENTEKYIRDIDGLIISNVTEADDGVYKCSALVPSTGVYKTRNIKVEIQVPPKILPMKSIEVVEGETASVQCTATGKPPPSYQWIKLDRRNDLSKTDRFDVKKLTGELIMNRVEFGDDGKYKCVAVNPAGNVETEVRINVLVKPQIYELLNATTPVGSESRLLCKTKGRPPPKVTFRKLSSSKPFTVEKQIEDTRITLKQETFNDAGEAFGTLIINNLTRSDDGLYECIAENPTGAAYKNGHITVWFKPTFNRTKDLPPVWSWDGRPGNLSCLPEAIPNATIVWRWNQIEISEENFNNRRVSRTNFEVIGKSPQSFLIVKPYNEPRYYTLYECLARNALGEASITIQLKQGSVPLAIGQIKPNTVTATTIKFSIVPPSNYDGLPIRSYTVQYKPERQEQSWENSLMHTWSNGAPYILENLVSEATYHFRFAARNDVGLGPWTNGPVIMMPRRSAPAEPTILVPGVVNLTETKEFSAPYSNHFEIRWNVPADNGEPIEHYLIRFCQVHKIDDAERDIECSENIQQSVQYTNFPLNGLMPDTSYKVELRALNAMGSSSPATIRFRTAREGNPWTNSSTRSNSILILQAALVFALLRF, from the exons cGATAAGTGCACAATTACCATCTTTAGAAATCCAACCCAGGTCGCGACCGATAAGAAAGGAGGTAGGCGAGAACTTAGTGCTGACCTGTCGTCCGAGCGTTCCCAAACCGGACTTAATCACCAACCTGGAATGGAGAAACAAATACGATAAGAGAATAGAGAATAGTCATCGGAGTAGTCCTGTCTATATCCAG GATGTCCCTGGAGATGTAGGAATAATGCTGGTCTTCACAGGGCTTACAGCTCAACAGGCAGGAAATTACAGTTGCCATGCGAGCTACACCAATACTCAGTTTTTATCTGCCTCTGTCGAAGTCAGCACTTTca AGGATGTGCAGTTTACAGACGCTCCAGAGAGTCAGTACTCCAAGGTAGGAACCAATTTCAAGATCAAATGCATAGTGAAAGGCGACCCATATCCCATCATTGACTGGTACAAAGGGGACGAATTGATTGCTGAAAATACTGAAAAGTACATTAGAGATATTGATGGTCTCATCATAAGTAATGTAACTGAGGCTGATGATGGCGTGTACAAGTGTTCAGCTTTGGTGCCTTCTACTGGGGTGTATAAGACCAGAAACATCAAG GTGGAGATTCAAGTACCACCAAAAATTCTCCCAATGAAGTCGATCGAAGTGGTGGAAGGGGAAACTGCTTCGGTGCAGTGCACAGCCACCGGAAAACCTCCTCCATCCTATCAATGGATAAAACTGGACCGCCGAAACGATTTATCTAAAACGGATCGATTCGACGTTAAAAAGCTAACAG GGGAACTAATAATGAACAGAGTCGAATTCGGCGATGACGGGAAGTACAAGTGTGTGGCCGTAAACCCCGCTGGAAATGTGGAAACAGAAGTCAGGATAAACGTTTTAGTGAAACCGCAAATATACGAATTGTTGAATGCCACAACACCTGTGGGTAGCGAAAGTCGACTCTTGTGCAAAACAAAGGGTCGACCACCACCAAAGGTCACATTCAGGAAACTTAGCAGTTCGAAACCCTTTACAGTGGAAAAGCAAATCGAGGATACAAGAATCACCCTGAAACAAGAAACTTTTAATGATGCAG GTGAAGCTTTTGGGACTCTGATAATCAATAATCTCACTAGAAGCGACGACGGTCTCTATGAATGCATAGCAGAAAATCCGACAGGAGCCGCATATAAGAACGGACACATTACCGTATGGTTTAAGCCGACATTTAATCGAACCAAAGATTTACCTCCGGTTTGGAGCTGGGATGGTAGACCAGGGAATTTATCTTGTCTACCCGAAGCCATTCCAAATGCCACGATAGTTTGGCGGTGGAATCAAATTGAAATCTCCGAGGAGAACTTCAATAATAGACGAGTTTCGCGAACGAATTTTGAAGTTATCGGAAAGAGTCCGCAATCGTTCCTCATTGTCAAGCCATACAATGAGCCGCG CTATTACACATTGTACGAGTGCTTGGCAAGAAACGCTCTTGGAGAGGCGTCAATTACAATCCAGTTAAAGCAAGGCTCCGTTCCTTTGGCAATCGGTCAAATAAAACCTAATACAGTCACGGCCAcaactattaaattttccattgtgCCACCGAGTAACTACGACGGATTGCCAATTAGGTCCTATACAGTTCAATATAAGCCCGAAAGGCAGGAGCAAAGCTGGGAAAACTCTTTGATGCACACATGGAGCAATG GTGCTCCTTACATCCTCGAAAACCTAGTCTCCGAAGCGACTTATCATTTCCGATTTGCGGCCAGAAATGACGTCGGTTTGGGACCGTGGACCAATGGTCCAGTGATTATGATGCCTCGTCGATCAGCGCCGGCTGAACCGACCATTTTAGTGCCAGGTGTCGTTAATCTGACTGAAACCAAAGAATTTTCCGCTCCTTATTCCAATCACTTCGAAATTCGGTGGAATGTGCCTGCTGATAATGGGGAGCCGATTGAGCATTACCTTATCAGGTTTTGCCAG GTGCACAAAATTGATGATGCAGAACGAGACATTGAATGCAGCGAAAACATCCAGCAGTCAGTGCAATACACGAACTTTCCCCTCAACGGCCTCATGCCCGATACCTCCTATAAAGTGGAGCTGAGGGCTCTAAACGCCATGGGTTCGAGCTCCCCTGCCACCATCAGATTTAGAACTGCAAGAG AAGGAAATCCGTGGACGAATTCATCTACGAGATCGAATTCTATATTGATCCTACAGGCTGCTTTGGTATTTGCTTTATTGCGATTTTAA